One region of Thiorhodovibrio frisius genomic DNA includes:
- the nuoG gene encoding NADH-quinone oxidoreductase subunit NuoG, with the protein MSDKITLEIDGRTCEATPGEMIIAVADREGIAIPRFCYHPKLSIAANCRMCLVEAEQGGRPFPKPIPACATPVGDGMKVQTRSHKALEAQRGTMEFLLINHPLDCPICDQGGECELQDVSMGYGEDVSRFSERKRVVQDEDIGPLIATEMTRCIHCTRCVRFCAEVAGVRELGATGRGEDMRIGTFVAHAVSHELSGNIIDLCPVGALTSKPYRFAARAWELTDRDSISPHDGCGANLRLHVRRDEVMRVHPHANEDVNETWISDRDRFSYQGLNSDARLDQPMVKRDGTWQTINWESALKLAVEGLRAIDADGVGCLLAPTATLEEQYLLQKLMRGLGTGHIDSRLRQQDFRGDSSDPVRPWLGLPIVELERQQAVVLIGSDIRAEQPLLAHRIRKAALKGATVAAFNYYYLDLTFPSSQFIAPPGCLLVELAALAAALDLPGNGSVRELIGMAEPDDRHRELAEQLRAAGSDGGAVILLGALAGADPDYALIKTLAETIANGSGARLGYLPAANSTGAALAGALPHLGAGGKVLETPGLNVREMLATPRQAYVLWDLDPAADLIDPALGQQALSSAQLVIGCSAFRTPALEQVAHLLLPIGAFAETSGTFVNAGGLWQRFQGAVAPPGEARPGWKVLRVLGNLLELDGFGYNSARDVATELQALCGEIGFDNGPRSARPDFKLPAIGESLMRVGPVPIYASDNLVRHAPALQHTPLAEPLAVQLHPEQAEKLGFADGDSLSIRQGDATATASLSITDSVPPGCARIPAAVPGSETLGAQIGPLTLSKVRG; encoded by the coding sequence ATGTCCGACAAGATTACACTGGAAATCGATGGTCGCACCTGTGAGGCGACGCCTGGAGAGATGATCATCGCGGTCGCCGACCGCGAGGGCATCGCCATCCCGCGTTTTTGCTATCACCCCAAGCTGTCCATCGCGGCCAACTGCCGCATGTGCCTGGTTGAAGCCGAGCAGGGCGGGCGTCCCTTCCCCAAACCGATACCAGCCTGTGCCACACCAGTCGGCGATGGCATGAAGGTGCAGACGCGCTCGCACAAGGCGCTCGAGGCGCAGCGTGGCACCATGGAATTCCTGCTGATCAACCATCCGCTTGACTGCCCGATCTGCGATCAGGGCGGGGAGTGCGAGTTGCAGGATGTGTCCATGGGCTACGGCGAGGATGTCTCTCGCTTCAGCGAGCGCAAGCGCGTGGTGCAGGACGAAGATATCGGCCCGCTGATCGCCACCGAAATGACGCGTTGCATTCATTGCACCAGATGCGTGCGTTTTTGCGCCGAGGTCGCCGGCGTGCGCGAGCTGGGCGCGACCGGCCGTGGCGAGGACATGCGTATCGGCACCTTTGTGGCGCATGCCGTCAGCCATGAACTCTCGGGCAATATCATTGATCTCTGCCCGGTTGGTGCACTCACTTCCAAGCCTTACCGCTTTGCCGCGCGCGCCTGGGAGTTGACCGACCGTGACAGCATCTCCCCGCACGACGGCTGCGGTGCCAACCTGCGCCTGCATGTGCGCCGCGATGAGGTGATGCGGGTGCACCCGCACGCCAATGAGGATGTCAACGAAACCTGGATTTCCGACCGCGACCGCTTCAGTTATCAGGGCCTCAACAGCGATGCGCGTCTCGACCAGCCAATGGTCAAACGCGACGGGACCTGGCAGACAATCAACTGGGAATCCGCGCTCAAGCTCGCCGTCGAGGGGCTCCGGGCGATTGATGCGGATGGAGTTGGCTGTCTGCTCGCGCCAACCGCCACGCTCGAGGAGCAATACCTGCTGCAAAAACTCATGCGTGGTCTGGGGACTGGTCACATCGACAGCCGCCTGCGCCAGCAGGATTTTCGCGGTGACAGCTCCGACCCGGTGCGGCCCTGGCTTGGCCTGCCTATCGTGGAACTCGAACGCCAGCAGGCGGTGGTGCTGATCGGCAGCGACATCCGCGCGGAGCAGCCACTACTCGCGCATCGCATACGCAAGGCGGCGCTTAAGGGCGCGACGGTTGCGGCCTTCAATTACTACTATCTGGATCTGACTTTCCCTTCCAGCCAATTCATCGCGCCCCCGGGGTGCTTGCTGGTGGAACTGGCGGCTCTGGCCGCAGCGCTGGATCTACCGGGTAACGGTTCCGTGCGGGAACTGATTGGCATGGCCGAGCCGGATGATCGGCATCGGGAACTGGCCGAGCAGTTGCGAGCCGCAGGTTCTGACGGCGGCGCTGTGATTCTGCTAGGAGCGCTGGCTGGCGCAGATCCCGACTATGCGCTCATTAAGACCTTGGCCGAGACCATCGCCAACGGCAGCGGCGCGCGCTTGGGCTATTTGCCGGCGGCCAACAGCACGGGCGCAGCCTTGGCCGGCGCGCTGCCGCATCTGGGGGCGGGTGGTAAAGTGCTGGAGACTCCGGGACTGAATGTACGCGAGATGCTCGCCACACCGCGCCAAGCCTATGTGCTATGGGATCTGGACCCTGCTGCCGATCTGATCGACCCGGCGTTGGGTCAGCAGGCATTGTCATCCGCGCAATTGGTCATCGGCTGCTCGGCTTTCCGCACCCCGGCGCTGGAGCAGGTTGCGCATCTGTTGTTGCCCATTGGCGCCTTTGCTGAAACCTCCGGTACTTTCGTCAATGCTGGCGGGCTCTGGCAACGCTTTCAGGGCGCGGTGGCGCCGCCGGGCGAGGCGCGACCGGGCTGGAAGGTGCTGCGGGTGCTCGGCAATCTGCTTGAGCTGGACGGCTTCGGCTACAACAGCGCGCGCGATGTCGCCACCGAGCTGCAAGCCCTGTGCGGTGAGATTGGTTTCGACAACGGCCCTCGCAGCGCGCGCCCGGATTTTAAACTTCCGGCTATCGGTGAGTCGCTGATGCGGGTCGGCCCCGTGCCCATCTATGCGAGCGACAATCTGGTCCGTCATGCACCGGCCCTGCAACACACGCCGCTGGCGGAGCCCCTGGCCGTGCAATTGCATCCTGAGCAAGCCGAGAAGCTTGGCTTCGCCGATGGCGATAGCCTCAGCATCCGCCAGGGCGATGCGACGGCCACGGCCAGCCTGAGCATCACCGATTCCGTTCCGCCAGGATGTGCTCGCATTCCGGCTGCAGTGCCAGGCAGCGAGACTCTGGGCGCCCAGATTGGTCCCCTGACCTTAAGCAAGGTGCGAGGATAG
- the nuoF gene encoding NADH-quinone oxidoreductase subunit NuoF, with translation MVEHQNTVCFRTMHLPPERRYRLEEYQALGGYQQWERILKNRIDPNDIIQELKLSALRGRGGAGFPTGLKWSFMPRQAPGQKYIVCNSDEGEPGTCKDRDILRYNPHQLIEGMAIAGYCIGATVGYNYIRGEFYEPIARFNAALDEAYAAGLLGKNVLGSGVDFDLHTHLGAGAYICGEETALLESIEGKKGQPRYKPPFPAQAGLFGRPTTINNTESLASVPVILEKGGQWFLDQGRPNNGGPKLFSVSGHVENPGNFEVPLGTPFRDLLALAGGVQGGRELKAVIPGGSSVPVVPGHIMMGVDMDYDSIAKAGSMLGSGAVVVIAEGTSMVKVLANLSHFYAHESCGQCTPCREGTGWLARVLDRILKGQGRRQDISLLDSVAGRIGGRTICALGDAAAMPVQSFLKHYRHEFEELIEATHQGAASAKAA, from the coding sequence ATGGTTGAACACCAGAATACCGTCTGCTTCCGCACCATGCATCTGCCGCCCGAGCGGCGCTATCGGCTGGAGGAATACCAGGCGCTTGGCGGCTACCAGCAATGGGAACGCATCCTGAAGAACCGGATCGACCCGAACGACATCATCCAGGAATTGAAACTTTCGGCCTTGCGAGGGCGCGGTGGGGCAGGCTTTCCGACCGGACTTAAGTGGAGCTTCATGCCGCGTCAGGCGCCTGGGCAAAAATACATCGTCTGCAATTCGGATGAAGGCGAGCCCGGCACCTGCAAGGATCGCGACATTCTTCGCTACAACCCGCATCAGTTGATCGAGGGCATGGCCATTGCCGGTTATTGCATTGGCGCCACTGTCGGTTACAACTACATCCGCGGCGAGTTCTACGAGCCCATCGCGCGCTTCAATGCCGCGCTTGATGAAGCCTATGCCGCCGGACTGCTCGGCAAGAATGTGCTTGGCTCTGGCGTGGATTTTGACCTTCATACCCACCTTGGAGCTGGTGCTTACATCTGCGGCGAGGAAACCGCGCTGCTTGAGTCCATTGAGGGTAAAAAGGGACAGCCACGCTACAAACCGCCGTTCCCGGCCCAGGCGGGACTGTTCGGGCGACCGACGACCATCAACAACACCGAATCCCTGGCCTCGGTGCCGGTGATTCTCGAAAAGGGCGGGCAGTGGTTTCTCGATCAGGGGCGGCCGAACAATGGCGGCCCCAAGCTGTTCTCGGTCAGTGGCCATGTTGAAAACCCCGGCAATTTCGAGGTGCCCCTGGGGACGCCATTCCGCGACCTGCTCGCCCTGGCTGGCGGCGTGCAGGGTGGTCGGGAGCTGAAGGCCGTGATCCCCGGCGGTTCGTCGGTTCCTGTGGTGCCTGGTCACATCATGATGGGGGTGGACATGGACTACGACTCTATCGCCAAGGCCGGCTCCATGCTTGGCTCGGGCGCCGTAGTCGTCATCGCCGAGGGCACCAGTATGGTCAAGGTACTGGCCAATCTGTCACATTTTTATGCACACGAATCCTGTGGCCAATGTACCCCCTGTCGTGAGGGCACCGGCTGGCTCGCGCGGGTGCTTGATCGCATCTTGAAAGGGCAGGGGCGTCGGCAGGATATCAGTCTGCTTGACAGCGTCGCCGGGCGCATCGGCGGGCGTACCATCTGTGCTTTGGGTGATGCCGCAGCCATGCCGGTGCAGAGTTTCCTGAAACACTATCGTCACGAGTTCGAGGAGCTGATCGAGGCAACTCACCAGGGCGCGGCCAGCGCGAAGGCGGCCTGA
- a CDS encoding NADH-quinone oxidoreductase subunit NuoE family protein yields MSFRNAPLAVIHDRDKSSLFTEDLRAAIDGEIAKYPSEWKQSAVMAALTLVQDSNGGSLTRALMDDIAAYLDMPEVSVYEVASFYGMYDLEPVGRHKVCVCNSISCLLNGSEELIDHVRERYGIEPGQTSSDGKFTLKEFECLGACKDAPAVLVDKVYHERLTPTTLDRLIDALD; encoded by the coding sequence ATGAGCTTTCGCAATGCTCCGCTGGCGGTGATCCACGACCGCGATAAATCCAGTCTGTTCACTGAGGATCTGCGCGCCGCCATTGATGGGGAGATCGCCAAGTATCCTTCGGAATGGAAACAATCCGCTGTGATGGCGGCCCTGACCTTGGTGCAGGATTCCAATGGTGGCTCCCTGACGCGCGCGCTGATGGACGACATCGCGGCCTATCTCGACATGCCCGAGGTGTCGGTGTACGAGGTGGCCAGCTTTTACGGCATGTATGATCTCGAGCCCGTTGGTCGCCACAAGGTCTGCGTCTGTAATAGCATCTCCTGCCTGCTCAATGGCAGCGAGGAGTTGATCGACCATGTGCGCGAACGCTATGGGATCGAACCCGGCCAGACCAGTTCTGATGGCAAATTCACCTTGAAAGAGTTCGAGTGTCTCGGCGCCTGCAAGGATGCGCCCGCCGTGCTGGTCGACAAGGTCTATCACGAGCGGCTGACACCGACGACGCTCGACCGCTTGATCGACGCGCTTGACTGA
- a CDS encoding NADH-quinone oxidoreductase subunit D has product MPEIRNYTLNFGPQHPAAHGVLRLVLEMSGEVIERADPHIGLLHRGTEKLAETKPFNQSIGYMDRLDYVSMMCNEHGYVRAIEKLLAIEAPIRAQYIRTMFDEITRILNHLMWLGAHALDVGAMSVFLYCFREREDLMDCYEAVSGARLHATYYRPGGVYRDLPGQMPRFSEESSKWHGKREFQSLNKAREGSLLDFIQDFTERFPNLVDEYETLLTDNRIWKQRTVGIGVVDGARAKALGFTGPMLRGSGVEWDLRKKQPYAAYDKVDFDIPVGVNGDCYDRYLVRVEEMRQSNRIVRQCIDWLRANPGPVMIGDHKVSPPVRTEMKDDMEALIHHFKLFTEGYCPPAGEVYAAVEAPKGEFGCYIVADGANKPYRLKVRAPGFAHLAAMDEMSRGHMLADVVAIIGTMDIVFGEVDR; this is encoded by the coding sequence ATGCCTGAGATTCGCAATTACACGCTGAATTTCGGCCCCCAGCATCCGGCTGCGCATGGTGTGCTGCGTTTGGTGCTGGAAATGTCCGGCGAGGTGATCGAGCGCGCCGATCCGCACATTGGGCTCTTGCATCGCGGCACCGAGAAACTGGCCGAGACCAAGCCGTTCAATCAAAGCATCGGCTACATGGACCGCCTGGATTACGTGTCCATGATGTGCAATGAGCACGGCTATGTGCGGGCAATTGAAAAGCTGCTGGCCATTGAGGCACCCATTCGCGCCCAGTACATCCGCACGATGTTCGACGAGATCACGCGGATTCTAAATCACCTGATGTGGCTCGGTGCCCATGCCCTTGATGTCGGCGCCATGAGCGTGTTTCTGTACTGTTTTCGCGAGCGCGAAGACCTGATGGACTGCTACGAGGCGGTCTCGGGCGCGCGCCTGCATGCCACCTATTATCGCCCCGGCGGTGTCTATCGCGATTTGCCGGGTCAGATGCCGCGCTTCTCGGAGGAAAGCTCCAAGTGGCACGGCAAGCGCGAGTTCCAAAGTCTGAACAAGGCGCGCGAGGGCTCGCTGCTCGACTTTATCCAGGATTTCACCGAGCGCTTCCCGAACTTGGTCGACGAATACGAAACCCTGCTGACCGACAACCGCATCTGGAAGCAACGTACCGTCGGCATCGGCGTGGTCGATGGCGCGCGCGCCAAGGCGTTGGGCTTTACCGGCCCCATGCTGCGCGGCTCGGGTGTGGAATGGGATTTGCGCAAAAAGCAGCCCTATGCCGCTTACGACAAAGTGGATTTCGACATCCCGGTGGGTGTGAATGGCGACTGCTACGACCGCTATCTGGTGCGGGTCGAGGAGATGCGTCAGTCCAACCGTATTGTTCGCCAGTGCATTGATTGGCTGCGCGCCAATCCGGGTCCGGTGATGATCGGCGATCACAAAGTCTCGCCGCCAGTGCGCACCGAGATGAAAGACGACATGGAAGCCCTGATCCATCACTTCAAACTCTTTACCGAGGGCTATTGCCCGCCAGCCGGCGAGGTCTATGCTGCGGTGGAGGCGCCCAAGGGCGAGTTTGGCTGTTATATCGTCGCCGATGGCGCGAATAAGCCCTATCGGCTGAAAGTGCGCGCACCGGGTTTTGCCCATCTGGCCGCGATGGATGAGATGTCCCGTGGGCACATGCTGGCCGATGTGGTCGCCATTATCGGCACCATGGATATTGTCTTTGGGGAGGTTGACCGCTGA
- a CDS encoding NADH-quinone oxidoreductase subunit C → MNQPAVTAPSTSTGDARLDALAVSLVETFGERAHELICAHGELTLVVKPADLLVICAELRDLPEFSFEQLIDLCGVDYVAFGQSEWETELASSDGFGRGVDREPDLDLDSDGRFAVVYHLLSLKHNRRLRLRVHAAGSSPMVDSVVPLWPVADWFERECFDLFGILFNGHPDLRRILTDYGFVGHPFRKDFPLSGQVEMRYDPGQQRVVYEPVSIEPRVLVPRVIRDDSRYLAEGPSSGGANA, encoded by the coding sequence GTGAATCAACCCGCTGTTACCGCACCTTCCACGAGTACGGGCGATGCGCGCCTTGACGCGCTGGCCGTGTCACTGGTCGAGACCTTCGGAGAGCGCGCACATGAACTCATCTGCGCGCATGGCGAACTGACCCTGGTTGTGAAGCCGGCCGATTTGCTCGTCATTTGTGCCGAGTTGCGCGACCTGCCTGAATTCAGCTTTGAGCAGTTGATTGATCTCTGTGGTGTGGATTACGTAGCCTTCGGTCAGTCCGAATGGGAGACGGAGCTTGCCTCGAGCGACGGCTTTGGCCGTGGTGTTGATCGCGAGCCCGATCTGGATTTGGACTCCGACGGACGCTTTGCGGTGGTTTATCATCTGCTGTCGCTGAAACACAATCGTCGGTTGCGCCTGCGGGTCCATGCGGCGGGCTCCTCTCCCATGGTGGATTCTGTCGTTCCGCTCTGGCCGGTGGCAGACTGGTTTGAGCGTGAGTGTTTCGATCTCTTCGGCATTCTGTTCAACGGCCATCCGGATTTGCGCCGCATCCTGACTGACTATGGCTTTGTCGGTCATCCCTTCCGCAAGGACTTCCCGCTGAGCGGTCAGGTTGAGATGCGCTATGACCCTGGGCAGCAACGGGTGGTTTACGAGCCAGTCAGCATCGAGCCGCGCGTGCTGGTGCCGCGCGTGATTCGCGATGACAGCCGCTATCTTGCCGAGGGTCCGAGCAGCGGAGGGGCCAATGCCTGA
- a CDS encoding NuoB/complex I 20 kDa subunit family protein translates to MSIEGLLEEGFVTTTADQLINWARTGSLWPMTFGLACCAVEMMHAGAARYDLDRFGIIFRPSPRQSDVMIVAGTLVNKMAPALRKVYDQMAEPRWVISMGSCANGGGYYHYSYSVVRGCDRIVPVDIYVPGCPPTAEALLYGVLQLQNKIRRTNTIAR, encoded by the coding sequence ATGAGCATTGAAGGTTTGCTGGAAGAAGGGTTCGTCACCACGACGGCCGATCAACTGATCAACTGGGCGCGAACCGGCTCTTTATGGCCGATGACATTTGGGCTTGCCTGCTGCGCCGTGGAGATGATGCACGCCGGCGCCGCGCGCTACGATCTTGACCGCTTTGGGATTATTTTCCGCCCCAGTCCGCGCCAGTCCGATGTGATGATCGTTGCCGGCACCCTGGTCAACAAAATGGCGCCTGCGCTGCGCAAGGTCTATGACCAGATGGCCGAACCGCGCTGGGTGATTTCCATGGGTTCCTGTGCCAATGGCGGTGGCTACTACCACTATTCTTATTCAGTGGTGCGCGGCTGTGATCGCATTGTCCCGGTCGATATTTACGTTCCCGGTTGCCCGCCAACGGCCGAAGCGCTGCTTTATGGCGTGCTGCAACTGCAGAACAAAATTCGCCGTACCAATACCATCGCGCGCTAG
- a CDS encoding NADH-quinone oxidoreductase subunit A produces MLEGYLHILIFIGVALLIGVGPLLLGALIGPRKPDAEKDSPYECGFDAFETARIKFDVRYYLVAILFIVFDLEIAFLFPWAVVLDDLGMTALVAMVLFLGILVVGFIYEWKKGALEWE; encoded by the coding sequence ATGCTCGAGGGCTATCTGCATATTCTGATCTTCATAGGAGTGGCGCTGCTCATTGGCGTTGGCCCCTTGTTGCTCGGCGCACTTATTGGTCCACGCAAGCCTGATGCGGAGAAGGATTCTCCTTACGAGTGCGGTTTCGATGCCTTCGAGACTGCCCGCATCAAGTTTGATGTGCGTTACTACTTGGTCGCTATCCTCTTTATCGTTTTCGATCTTGAAATCGCCTTTCTTTTTCCCTGGGCCGTGGTGCTCGATGACTTGGGAATGACGGCTTTGGTCGCCATGGTGCTCTTCCTTGGCATCTTGGTTGTCGGTTTTATTTACGAGTGGAAGAAAGGCGCACTCGAATGGGAATGA
- the secG gene encoding preprotein translocase subunit SecG, protein MQTVLTILHLLLAIGLIALVLIQHGKGADAGAAFGSGASATVFGAQGSGNFLSRSTAILATAFFLTSIALAYYATKVEEPAGLMDALPASEPGVSESALPFAVEPEGGQSAEEVGQGTGENGIGDLPPGARSMGTEAESSDVPLGDLPAHLSGEAAEGTSPDFQDLAPVDAVGNDAAGDDSQSQSDTKEQ, encoded by the coding sequence ATGCAAACAGTTTTAACCATCCTCCATCTGCTGCTCGCGATCGGATTGATCGCGCTGGTGCTGATACAACATGGCAAGGGCGCGGATGCCGGAGCTGCTTTTGGCAGTGGCGCATCGGCGACTGTCTTCGGAGCGCAGGGGTCGGGCAATTTCCTATCGCGCTCGACAGCCATTCTCGCAACCGCCTTTTTCTTGACCAGTATCGCACTGGCTTATTACGCAACCAAGGTCGAGGAACCCGCCGGTCTGATGGACGCTTTGCCAGCGTCTGAACCCGGTGTAAGCGAATCCGCGCTGCCCTTTGCTGTTGAACCCGAGGGCGGCCAAAGTGCCGAAGAAGTTGGGCAGGGCACGGGTGAAAACGGGATTGGCGATTTGCCACCCGGGGCGCGTTCGATGGGGACGGAAGCAGAATCCTCTGACGTGCCACTTGGTGATCTGCCTGCGCATCTGAGCGGCGAGGCTGCCGAAGGCACATCCCCGGATTTCCAGGATCTGGCGCCTGTCGATGCAGTGGGTAACGATGCAGCGGGTGACGACTCACAGAGTCAATCGGACACCAAAGAACAATGA
- the tpiA gene encoding triose-phosphate isomerase, translating into MRQPLVAGNWKMNGSKADAADLVNGIKAGAGNIRKAEVALCPPFPYLPIVENLLAGSSIRWGSQDVSSETDGAFTGQVSARMIHEFGCTYAIIGHSERRMFNAESDATIAKKYQQALAVGLTPILCVGESLEEREHGKTEEVVARHLDAVLEGIGAEAIGSGVIAYEPVWAIGTGVTATPEQAQEVHAFLRQRIAAKSQAHADAVRILYGGSMKPGNAMELIGQGDIDGGLIGGAALKASDFLAICAAAEANA; encoded by the coding sequence ATGCGCCAGCCATTGGTTGCGGGTAACTGGAAAATGAACGGCAGCAAAGCGGACGCTGCTGATCTTGTTAACGGCATCAAAGCCGGAGCTGGTAACATCCGCAAGGCGGAAGTCGCCCTTTGTCCGCCATTCCCTTACCTGCCTATCGTGGAAAATCTGCTCGCTGGGTCGAGCATTCGCTGGGGCTCGCAGGATGTCTCGAGCGAAACCGACGGGGCCTTTACCGGCCAAGTATCCGCGCGTATGATTCATGAGTTCGGGTGCACCTATGCAATCATCGGTCATTCCGAGCGGCGCATGTTCAACGCCGAAAGCGACGCGACCATCGCGAAGAAATATCAGCAGGCGCTTGCCGTTGGGCTCACTCCCATTCTCTGCGTGGGCGAGTCCCTTGAGGAGCGCGAGCATGGCAAGACCGAGGAAGTGGTCGCGCGTCATCTCGACGCCGTCCTCGAAGGGATTGGAGCAGAGGCCATTGGTAGCGGTGTCATTGCCTACGAGCCGGTCTGGGCCATAGGCACAGGCGTCACGGCCACCCCGGAGCAAGCCCAGGAGGTGCACGCTTTCCTGCGCCAGCGCATTGCTGCCAAAAGCCAGGCACATGCCGATGCGGTGCGGATTCTCTACGGTGGCAGCATGAAGCCTGGCAATGCCATGGAGCTAATCGGGCAGGGGGATATCGACGGCGGCCTGATTGGCGGCGCAGCCTTGAAAGCAAGCGACTTTCTCGCCATTTGCGCGGCGGCAGAGGCGAATGCCTGA
- a CDS encoding DUF342 domain-containing protein: MPQESKPSDIQAPARTQVSLHRNEAGNRVMAQVAIGKQPLTIDQNWLTAELESAELKGAVIAKSGILQLQRMLASGENGTVEIGECHDAEVGLRLSEDNLVAKLTLKTARGGSPLSTEHLNDVIEHAKIAPHLIDQKTINRLLAAAHTARPGATLQIVIARGKAAIDGNDSPFEPLVKISQRRPAERADGSLDYRDLGAIPTVKPGDVLMRRHPPTKGVDGFNLQGEVIKAKDGRQLPFNHHKGTAVSEQDPNLLVATVTGQPVLQQAGASVDPVLKINEVDMRSGHIDYDGTLMVKGSVSPGMRIKVTGDVQIMGMVECAEIYVSGNLDVKMGITGPSDDARQEGLSMRVHCGGNLSAGHVEKAELDVKGDIAIKSQITHSQVRCDHHVVVGSTGQPRSGIVGGRVQASKLIRAQTLGAEAGITTEAMIQASTDIMRQLEDHNENVACKQADLGRLLRVMVDLSKTQAPDIEPRLKKINSTCNTLKAELSTLTVERDQLQATVDAIAGSCIEVQDAIYPRVFITIGDKTQEIMDRANQVRFCYAEGRLRQSPLKAK; the protein is encoded by the coding sequence ATGCCCCAGGAATCCAAACCATCCGACATTCAGGCACCTGCCCGGACCCAGGTCTCCCTGCACCGCAACGAGGCTGGCAACCGGGTGATGGCGCAGGTCGCCATTGGCAAGCAACCGCTAACCATCGATCAAAACTGGCTCACTGCCGAGCTCGAAAGCGCCGAACTCAAAGGCGCGGTCATTGCAAAAAGCGGCATTCTGCAACTGCAACGGATGCTCGCAAGCGGCGAGAACGGCACGGTCGAAATTGGCGAATGCCACGATGCTGAGGTCGGGCTCCGGCTTAGCGAGGACAATCTGGTTGCCAAGCTGACACTAAAAACCGCACGCGGCGGCTCCCCGCTATCGACAGAACATCTCAACGATGTGATTGAGCACGCCAAAATTGCGCCGCACCTAATTGACCAAAAGACCATCAACCGGTTGCTCGCGGCGGCGCACACTGCAAGACCGGGCGCCACGCTGCAAATCGTTATAGCACGCGGCAAGGCGGCCATCGACGGCAACGACAGTCCGTTCGAACCGTTAGTCAAAATCAGTCAGAGACGCCCGGCCGAGCGCGCCGACGGATCGCTCGACTACCGGGATCTCGGCGCCATACCGACCGTCAAACCGGGCGATGTCCTGATGCGTCGCCATCCCCCGACCAAAGGCGTGGACGGCTTCAATCTCCAGGGAGAGGTTATCAAGGCCAAAGACGGCCGTCAGCTACCCTTTAATCACCACAAGGGAACGGCAGTCTCTGAACAGGACCCGAATCTCCTTGTTGCCACCGTTACCGGACAACCCGTGTTGCAGCAGGCCGGCGCATCGGTCGACCCGGTGTTAAAAATTAACGAGGTTGACATGCGCTCGGGCCACATCGACTACGACGGCACCCTGATGGTCAAGGGCAGCGTCAGCCCCGGAATGCGCATCAAGGTGACTGGGGATGTCCAGATCATGGGCATGGTGGAATGCGCCGAGATCTACGTCAGTGGAAACCTGGATGTAAAAATGGGAATTACCGGACCGAGCGACGACGCACGCCAGGAGGGACTGAGCATGCGCGTTCATTGCGGAGGCAACCTGAGCGCGGGGCATGTCGAAAAAGCTGAACTCGATGTGAAAGGCGACATCGCGATCAAGAGCCAGATCACCCACAGTCAGGTCAGATGTGATCATCATGTGGTAGTCGGCTCCACCGGCCAACCACGCAGCGGGATTGTCGGAGGTCGCGTACAGGCCAGCAAACTGATCCGCGCCCAGACATTGGGCGCCGAGGCGGGCATCACAACCGAGGCGATGATTCAGGCATCAACCGATATCATGCGCCAACTCGAAGACCACAATGAGAACGTCGCCTGCAAACAGGCAGACCTTGGCCGCTTGCTAAGGGTAATGGTCGATCTGTCCAAGACCCAAGCCCCGGACATTGAACCACGACTGAAAAAGATCAACAGCACCTGCAACACCCTGAAAGCGGAGTTGAGCACCCTGACTGTGGAGCGCGATCAGCTGCAAGCGACGGTCGATGCCATCGCAGGCAGCTGCATTGAGGTTCAGGACGCCATCTACCCGCGTGTTTTTATCACCATTGGCGACAAAACGCAGGAGATCATGGACAGGGCAAACCAGGTCCGCTTCTGCTATGCCGAAGGTCGGCTACGACAGAGCCCGCTCAAAGCCAAGTGA
- a CDS encoding YbjN domain-containing protein, whose protein sequence is MKNHAFGVVLRAAILTAAFVTPAVAADSPTIIDANSLDAILGLAKGFGSAELDTDGVGDPMISGRTNGIKYGIYFYGCEEAKDCKDIQFVSGWTGVKLSLEKINEWNRTQRFGKAFIDEEGDPGVRFPVNIRYGVTSENMEDTIDWWAVIVKSFKEFMDENEGK, encoded by the coding sequence ATGAAAAATCATGCGTTTGGAGTTGTTCTGCGGGCAGCCATTCTAACAGCCGCTTTTGTGACGCCGGCGGTTGCGGCTGATTCACCGACTATTATTGACGCAAATAGCTTGGATGCCATTTTAGGTCTCGCGAAGGGCTTCGGCAGCGCTGAGTTGGATACTGATGGTGTTGGCGACCCAATGATTAGCGGTCGGACTAACGGCATCAAATATGGGATTTACTTTTACGGCTGTGAGGAAGCAAAAGATTGTAAAGACATACAGTTTGTGTCTGGTTGGACAGGTGTGAAGTTGTCGCTGGAGAAGATCAATGAGTGGAATCGAACTCAGCGCTTCGGCAAGGCATTCATCGACGAGGAGGGTGATCCTGGGGTCAGATTTCCAGTGAATATTCGCTACGGCGTCACCTCAGAGAACATGGAAGATACCATCGATTGGTGGGCGGTAATCGTCAAGTCTTTTAAAGAATTTATGGACGAAAATGAAGGAAAATAG